In the genome of Rhodoplanes sp. Z2-YC6860, one region contains:
- a CDS encoding methyltransferase family protein: MSDPRRLTSCLTNYAATMAVILLGLWIYTRDDNFLWAEFNVRIEFQLFGDDRAVGTLDVLIWLSALYAVVLIPYYAMRPGYVSDARRILGYLRLWAFTKTQPEFGADKRRAALCLALKAFFVPLMLGFLLNNIGEVIQHWTEITSDDTDARLALRLNSSFFYLLLAALYAIDVVIFTFGYLVEARSLRNEIKSVDPTVLGWVSCLICYPPFNHVGFAFFAWQRIDGADFGPPILEATLAAISVAAVAVFAWASLALGFRASNLTNRGIVARGPYRWVRHPAYAVKNIAVWISAIPTLTDAFSNNAVSKALWVLTCLVVWTLIYVVRAITEERHLLMTDNDYAEYRTKVRFRFVPGLL, encoded by the coding sequence ATGTCTGATCCGAGACGGCTCACCAGCTGCCTGACGAACTACGCGGCGACCATGGCCGTGATCCTGCTGGGTCTCTGGATTTACACCAGGGACGACAATTTTCTCTGGGCCGAATTCAACGTCAGGATCGAGTTCCAGCTGTTCGGTGACGACCGGGCCGTCGGCACGCTGGATGTTCTGATCTGGCTCTCGGCGCTCTACGCCGTCGTCCTCATTCCGTATTACGCAATGCGACCGGGATACGTCAGTGACGCCCGACGGATTCTTGGCTACCTCCGGCTTTGGGCGTTTACGAAAACGCAGCCGGAGTTCGGAGCGGACAAACGCCGGGCCGCGCTCTGCCTGGCGCTGAAAGCGTTCTTCGTGCCGCTGATGCTGGGATTCCTGCTCAACAACATCGGCGAGGTGATCCAGCACTGGACCGAAATCACCTCCGACGACACTGATGCGCGATTGGCGCTCCGGCTGAACTCGAGCTTCTTTTACCTGCTGCTGGCCGCGCTCTACGCCATCGACGTGGTCATCTTCACGTTCGGATACCTCGTCGAGGCGCGATCGCTGCGCAACGAGATCAAGAGCGTTGATCCGACGGTGTTGGGCTGGGTTTCGTGCCTGATCTGCTATCCGCCGTTCAATCACGTCGGATTTGCATTCTTTGCCTGGCAACGGATCGATGGCGCGGATTTCGGACCGCCGATCCTCGAAGCCACGCTGGCCGCGATCAGCGTTGCTGCGGTTGCGGTCTTCGCCTGGGCATCGCTCGCCCTCGGTTTTCGTGCCAGCAACTTGACCAATCGCGGGATCGTCGCGCGCGGCCCCTATCGCTGGGTGCGACACCCAGCCTACGCTGTGAAGAATATTGCCGTCTGGATTTCCGCCATCCCCACACTGACCGATGCGTTCTCGAACAACGCGGTATCCAAGGCGCTGTGGGTTCTCACGTGCCTTGTCGTGTGGACGCTGATCTATGTGGTGCGCGCCATCACCGAAGAGCGCCACCTGCTGATGACCGACAATGACTACGCGGAGTATCGAACCAAGGTGAGGTTCCGCTTCGTTCCCGGACTGCTGTGA
- a CDS encoding NAD(P)-dependent oxidoreductase — translation MAKVAFLGLGVMGYPMAGHLKTKGGHDVTVYNRNGAKADQWVKQFGGKKAATPKEAAAGQDFVMMCVGNDNDVREVALGENGAFHGMGKGTVFVDHTTASAEIARTLYAEAKKRGFDFVDAPVSGGQAGAENGVLTVMCGGDAGPYERAEKVIAAYARMCKLLGPSGAGQLAKMVNQICIAGLVQGLSEGIHFAKKAGLDIEALIATISKGAAQSWQMENRYKTMRDDKFDFGFAVDWMRKDLSICLAEARRNGANLPVAALVDQFYAEVQKMGGSRWDTSALIARLDR, via the coding sequence ATGGCGAAGGTGGCGTTTCTGGGCCTCGGGGTGATGGGCTATCCGATGGCCGGGCATCTGAAGACCAAGGGCGGCCACGACGTCACCGTCTACAACCGCAACGGCGCGAAGGCCGACCAGTGGGTCAAGCAGTTCGGCGGCAAAAAGGCCGCGACGCCGAAGGAGGCCGCGGCCGGCCAGGACTTCGTGATGATGTGCGTCGGCAACGACAACGACGTGCGCGAGGTCGCGCTCGGCGAAAACGGCGCCTTTCACGGCATGGGCAAGGGCACGGTGTTCGTCGACCACACCACCGCGTCGGCCGAAATCGCGCGCACGCTTTATGCCGAGGCGAAGAAGCGCGGCTTCGACTTCGTCGACGCACCAGTCTCGGGCGGCCAGGCCGGCGCCGAGAACGGCGTGCTCACCGTGATGTGCGGCGGCGATGCCGGCCCCTATGAGCGCGCCGAGAAGGTGATCGCGGCCTATGCGCGGATGTGCAAGCTGCTCGGGCCGTCGGGAGCAGGCCAGCTCGCCAAGATGGTCAACCAGATCTGCATCGCGGGTCTCGTTCAGGGCCTCTCGGAAGGCATCCACTTCGCCAAGAAGGCCGGCCTCGACATCGAAGCGCTGATCGCCACCATTTCCAAGGGCGCGGCGCAGTCCTGGCAGATGGAGAACCGCTACAAGACCATGCGCGACGACAAGTTCGACTTCGGCTTCGCGGTCGACTGGATGCGCAAGGATCTGAGCATCTGCCTCGCCGAGGCCCGGCGGAACGGCGCGAACCTCCCCGTCGCAGCGCTGGTCGATCAGTTCTATGCCGAGGTGCAGAAGATGGGCGGCAGCCGCTGGGACACATCGGCGCTGATCGCGCGCCTGGATCGCTAG
- a CDS encoding Mrp/NBP35 family ATP-binding protein, which yields MPVTKDDVVASLNRVPSPDGTPLPKTGTLSEIVANDGKVFFSLTVDAAVVQAWEPVRKRAEEAVKAIPGVQSVMVALTAERRAGAAPAAARPAQGGAPGRQPHGHGGQGPSGVPGVGSIIAVASGKGGVGKSTTAINLALGLRDLGMKVGVLDADIYGPSLPKLLAIKDKPETIDGKRLKPIERLGLRVMSIGFLIEEETPMIWRGPMVMSALTQMLREVEWGTLDIMVVDMPPGTGDAQLTMAQQVPLKGSVIVSTPQDLALIDARRGIAMFKRVNVPVLGIVENMSTFICPNCGTRHDIFGHGGARHEAERLGVPFLGEVPLEMKIRETSDAGSPIVASQPDSPHAAAYRSIAANVREQLGSGAAAKPVPKIVIES from the coding sequence ATGCCGGTCACCAAAGACGACGTTGTTGCGAGCCTGAACAGGGTGCCGAGCCCCGACGGCACGCCACTGCCCAAAACCGGCACGCTGTCGGAGATCGTGGCAAACGATGGCAAGGTGTTCTTCTCGCTGACCGTCGATGCCGCTGTGGTGCAGGCCTGGGAGCCGGTGCGAAAGCGCGCCGAGGAGGCCGTGAAGGCCATTCCGGGCGTGCAGTCGGTGATGGTGGCGCTGACAGCCGAGCGCAGGGCCGGTGCGGCGCCGGCCGCGGCACGCCCGGCTCAAGGCGGGGCACCCGGCAGGCAGCCGCACGGCCATGGCGGGCAGGGCCCCTCGGGGGTGCCCGGCGTAGGTTCGATCATCGCCGTGGCCTCGGGCAAAGGCGGCGTCGGCAAGTCGACCACCGCGATCAACCTCGCGCTCGGTCTGCGCGATCTCGGCATGAAGGTCGGCGTGCTCGATGCCGACATCTACGGACCGTCGCTGCCGAAGCTTCTCGCCATCAAGGACAAGCCGGAGACCATCGACGGCAAGCGTCTCAAGCCGATCGAACGTCTCGGTCTCAGGGTGATGTCGATCGGCTTCCTGATCGAGGAAGAGACGCCGATGATCTGGCGCGGCCCGATGGTGATGTCGGCGCTCACGCAAATGCTGCGCGAGGTGGAGTGGGGCACGCTCGACATCATGGTGGTCGACATGCCGCCCGGCACCGGCGACGCCCAGCTCACCATGGCGCAGCAGGTGCCACTCAAAGGTTCCGTGATCGTGTCGACGCCGCAGGACCTCGCACTGATCGACGCGCGGCGCGGCATCGCCATGTTCAAGCGCGTCAACGTGCCGGTGCTCGGCATTGTCGAGAATATGAGCACCTTCATCTGCCCGAACTGCGGCACGCGTCACGACATCTTCGGCCATGGCGGCGCGCGGCACGAGGCGGAGCGGCTTGGCGTGCCGTTTCTGGGCGAGGTGCCGTTGGAGATGAAGATCCGCGAAACGTCGGATGCCGGTTCGCCGATCGTGGCTTCGCAGCCCGACAGTCCCCATGCGGCCGCTTATCGCAGCATCGCCGCCAACGTGCGCGAACAGCTCGGTTCTGGCGCTGCAGCAAAGCCTGTCCCTAAGATCGTCATCGAATCCTGA
- a CDS encoding TRAP transporter substrate-binding protein, with protein sequence MKRRQFLKAAGLKAVGLGVAGSAFAAPAIAESMPEIKWRCTTSWPKSLDTIYGGAETFAKAVAEATDNRFQIQVFAAGEIVPGLQAADAVSAGTVEMCHTSSYYYFGKDPTFTFGTALPFGMNKRMMDAWLFTGGGNELLNDFYKKYNIYAIPAGNTGAQMGGWFRKEIKEVSDMNGLKMRIGGFAGRILAKLGLVAQQLAGGDIYPALEKGTLDAAEWVGPYDDEKLGFQKVAQYYYYPGWWEGGPVIHNFINTSKWNALPKHYQATVHNASHVANCLMAAKYDASNPAALKRLIAGGAQLRAFPTPVLEASLKAANEIYAEIGRTNADFKKVYDAFVSFRNDQYLWWQVAEYGFDTFMIRARTRS encoded by the coding sequence ATGAAACGCCGTCAATTTCTGAAGGCCGCAGGTCTTAAGGCGGTAGGTCTGGGGGTGGCCGGTTCCGCGTTCGCCGCGCCGGCGATTGCCGAGTCGATGCCCGAGATCAAATGGCGCTGCACGACCAGCTGGCCAAAGTCGCTCGACACCATCTATGGCGGCGCGGAGACCTTTGCGAAGGCGGTGGCGGAAGCGACCGACAACAGGTTTCAGATCCAGGTTTTTGCGGCGGGCGAGATCGTGCCGGGCCTGCAGGCCGCTGACGCGGTGTCCGCCGGAACCGTCGAGATGTGCCACACCTCGTCGTACTACTACTTCGGCAAAGACCCCACGTTCACGTTCGGCACGGCGCTGCCGTTCGGCATGAACAAGCGCATGATGGATGCCTGGCTGTTCACCGGCGGCGGCAACGAGCTGCTGAACGACTTCTACAAGAAGTACAACATCTACGCGATCCCGGCCGGCAACACCGGCGCGCAAATGGGCGGCTGGTTCAGGAAGGAGATCAAGGAGGTCTCCGACATGAACGGTCTGAAGATGCGGATCGGCGGCTTCGCCGGGCGCATCCTCGCCAAGCTAGGCCTGGTCGCACAGCAGCTGGCCGGTGGCGACATCTATCCGGCGCTGGAGAAGGGCACGCTCGACGCCGCCGAATGGGTCGGGCCCTATGACGACGAGAAGCTCGGCTTCCAGAAGGTCGCGCAGTACTACTACTACCCGGGCTGGTGGGAAGGCGGCCCGGTGATCCACAACTTCATCAACACGTCGAAATGGAATGCGCTGCCGAAGCACTATCAGGCGACCGTGCACAACGCCTCGCACGTCGCCAACTGCTTGATGGCGGCGAAGTACGACGCCAGCAATCCGGCGGCGCTGAAGCGGCTGATCGCGGGCGGCGCGCAGCTGCGGGCGTTTCCGACGCCGGTGCTGGAGGCCTCGTTGAAGGCGGCCAACGAGATTTACGCCGAGATCGGCAGGACCAATGCCGACTTCAAGAAGGTCTATGACGCGTTCGTTTCATTTCGCAACGACCAGTATCTGTGGTGGCAGGTCGCTGAGTATGGCTTCGATACGTTCATGATCCGAGCACGCACGCGCAGCTAA
- a CDS encoding TRAP transporter substrate-binding protein, with translation MKRREFLKAGGLGVAASAAVAAPAIAQSMPEVKWRLTSSFPKSLDALWGASETFAKYCAEATDGKLQIQTFAGGEIVPALQALDATSAGNVEMCHTASYYYYGKDPTWALFTIVPFGLNTRQLNAWFYDGDGMKLMNDFAKKSNVTAIPGGNTGAQMGGWFRKEIKEVADLNGLKFRIAGLAGRTLQKLGVVPQQIAGGDIYPALEKGTIDAAEWVGPYDDEKLGFQKVAKYYYYPGWWEGCAALHFMINTAKWEALPKNYQAVINAAAGYASIEMTARYDARNPQALRRLVSSGAQLRPFTQPVLEACLKAANEVFAETTAANADFKKVYDAMVAFRNDAYLWWQVAEYTYDNFMIRSRPRG, from the coding sequence ATGAAACGTCGTGAATTTCTCAAGGCGGGCGGCCTGGGCGTCGCCGCCTCGGCGGCTGTCGCAGCGCCGGCCATCGCGCAGTCGATGCCGGAGGTGAAGTGGCGGCTCACTTCGAGCTTCCCGAAGTCGCTCGACGCGCTGTGGGGCGCCTCCGAGACCTTCGCCAAGTACTGCGCGGAGGCCACCGACGGCAAGCTGCAGATCCAGACCTTCGCGGGCGGCGAGATCGTTCCCGCCTTGCAGGCGCTCGATGCGACGTCCGCCGGCAATGTCGAGATGTGCCACACCGCCTCCTACTATTATTACGGCAAGGATCCCACCTGGGCGCTGTTCACCATCGTGCCGTTCGGGCTGAACACCCGTCAGTTGAATGCCTGGTTCTATGACGGCGACGGCATGAAGCTGATGAACGACTTCGCCAAGAAGTCGAACGTCACTGCGATCCCGGGCGGCAACACCGGTGCGCAGATGGGCGGCTGGTTCAGGAAGGAGATCAAGGAGGTTGCCGACCTCAATGGCCTCAAGTTCCGCATCGCAGGTCTTGCCGGCCGCACCCTGCAGAAGCTCGGTGTGGTGCCGCAGCAGATCGCCGGTGGCGACATCTATCCGGCGCTGGAGAAGGGCACCATCGACGCCGCCGAATGGGTCGGCCCCTACGACGACGAGAAGCTCGGCTTCCAGAAGGTCGCGAAGTACTACTACTACCCGGGATGGTGGGAAGGCTGCGCTGCGTTGCACTTCATGATCAACACCGCGAAGTGGGAAGCGTTGCCGAAAAATTATCAGGCGGTGATCAACGCGGCTGCAGGCTACGCCAGCATCGAAATGACTGCGCGCTACGACGCGCGCAACCCGCAGGCCTTGCGGCGGCTGGTTTCGAGCGGCGCGCAGCTGCGGCCGTTCACGCAGCCGGTGCTGGAGGCCTGCTTGAAGGCTGCGAACGAGGTGTTCGCCGAGACCACTGCCGCCAACGCCGATTTCAAGAAGGTCTATGACGCGATGGTCGCCTTCCGCAACGATGCTTATTTGTGGTGGCAGGTCGCTGAGTATACCTACGACAACTTCATGATCCGCAGCCGTCCGCGCGGCTAG
- a CDS encoding TRAP transporter substrate-binding protein — MKRREFLTAAGLGVAASAVAAPAVAQSMPEIKWRLTASWPKSLDTLYGGCEFFSKRIAEITDNKFQIQVFASGEIVPGLQVLDAVQSGTVEMGNTALYYYWGKDPAFTYGTALPFGVNARQINAWQRFAGGNELMNELLEKYNCLGIPAANTGAQMGGWFRKEINSLSDMSGLKMRVGGFAGTILQKVGLVPQQLAAGDIYPALEKGTLDAAEWVGPYDDEKLGFYKVAKYYYYPGWWEGCGQSHNIINLAKWRELPKAYQAAIIAASGDAWNEVLGRYDYANPPALKRLLSGGAQLRAFPQDVMEACYKAANEIYADLSKTNPMFKKMYDSLVPFRGDSYLWMQVAEGGFDNFMIRMRTRA, encoded by the coding sequence ATGAAGCGTCGTGAATTTCTGACGGCTGCGGGCCTCGGCGTCGCGGCGTCGGCTGTTGCCGCGCCGGCGGTGGCCCAGTCCATGCCCGAGATCAAATGGCGGCTCACGGCGAGCTGGCCGAAGTCGCTCGATACGCTCTATGGCGGCTGTGAATTTTTCTCCAAGCGGATCGCCGAGATCACTGACAACAAATTCCAGATCCAGGTGTTCGCCTCGGGCGAGATCGTGCCCGGCCTGCAGGTGCTCGACGCGGTGCAGAGCGGCACCGTCGAGATGGGCAACACGGCGCTGTACTACTACTGGGGCAAGGATCCGGCCTTCACCTACGGCACGGCGCTGCCGTTCGGCGTCAATGCGCGACAGATCAATGCGTGGCAGCGCTTCGCCGGCGGCAACGAGCTGATGAACGAGCTGCTCGAAAAGTACAACTGCCTCGGCATCCCGGCCGCCAACACCGGCGCGCAGATGGGCGGCTGGTTTCGGAAGGAGATCAACAGCCTTAGTGACATGTCGGGCCTGAAGATGCGGGTCGGCGGCTTTGCCGGCACCATCCTGCAGAAGGTCGGCCTGGTGCCGCAGCAGCTTGCGGCGGGCGACATCTATCCGGCGCTGGAGAAGGGCACGCTCGATGCCGCCGAATGGGTCGGTCCCTACGACGACGAGAAGCTCGGCTTCTACAAGGTCGCGAAGTACTACTACTATCCGGGCTGGTGGGAGGGCTGCGGCCAGTCGCACAACATCATCAACCTTGCGAAGTGGCGCGAGCTGCCGAAGGCCTATCAGGCCGCCATCATCGCCGCCTCGGGCGACGCCTGGAACGAGGTGCTCGGGCGTTATGACTATGCCAATCCGCCGGCGCTCAAGCGGCTTCTGTCCGGCGGCGCCCAGCTTCGCGCCTTCCCGCAGGACGTGATGGAAGCTTGCTACAAGGCTGCCAACGAGATCTACGCGGACCTGTCGAAGACCAATCCGATGTTCAAGAAGATGTACGACAGCCTGGTGCCGTTCCGCGGCGACTCGTATCTGTGGATGCAGGTGGCCGAAGGCGGCTTCGACAACTTCATGATCCGCATGCGCACGCGGGCGTAG
- a CDS encoding TMEM175 family protein yields the protein MTAFSDGVVAIIITIMVLELKVPHGENWADLAKLVPTFLSYVLSFAYVGIYWNNHHHLFQTCEQVDGTILWANMHLLFWMSLIPFATGWMGENHFAALPTALYGVSLLMPAVAYFILQWTIVRLQGRDGVLARALGRDYKGKLSTVLYLVAIAAAFFAPWLAQALYVAVALMWLCPDRRIERELKA from the coding sequence TTGACGGCGTTCAGCGATGGCGTGGTCGCCATCATCATCACCATCATGGTGCTGGAGTTGAAGGTGCCGCACGGCGAGAACTGGGCGGACCTCGCAAAGCTCGTCCCGACGTTCCTGAGCTATGTGCTGAGCTTCGCCTACGTCGGGATCTACTGGAACAACCATCACCATCTGTTCCAAACCTGCGAGCAGGTCGACGGCACCATCCTCTGGGCGAACATGCACTTGCTGTTCTGGATGTCGCTGATCCCGTTCGCGACCGGATGGATGGGTGAAAATCATTTTGCCGCGCTGCCGACCGCGCTCTATGGCGTTTCGCTGCTCATGCCTGCGGTCGCCTACTTCATCCTCCAATGGACCATCGTCCGGCTTCAGGGCCGCGACGGCGTTCTGGCGAGAGCACTCGGTCGAGACTACAAGGGTAAGCTTTCCACCGTCCTATACTTGGTTGCGATCGCGGCGGCATTCTTTGCGCCGTGGCTCGCACAGGCGTTGTATGTGGCGGTGGCGCTGATGTGGCTCTGCCCGGATCGCCGGATCGAACGGGAGTTGAAGGCGTAG
- a CDS encoding TRAP transporter large permease translates to MIDFVTHNMAPLMFVGMMLFMVIGYPAAFSLAAVGLFFAFIGIELGLIRPDFLGNLTFQLYGIISNDLLLAIPFFTLMGTILERCGLAEDLLEGFGQLFGPVRGGLSYAVILVGAVLGAITGTVAASVIAMGIISLPVMMRYGYSIRHTTGVIAASGTITQLIPPSLVLVVLADQLGKSVGDMYLGAVGPSFIQIALFAGYVLLLTYIRPQDVPALPPEARTLHGWALIGRCVRGMVPSLILIFLVLGTIFMGLATPTEAGAMGVVGGFALAWVNGRLSWDLVYQGMSSTMRITAMVVFILIGARVFSLVFQGVGGRDWIEHMLTALPGGVVGFLVFVNIFVFIIAFFLDFFEIAFIIIPMLAPAASKLGIDLIWFGVLICANVQTSFMHPPFGFALFYIRGIAPPSVKSSDIYLGAIPWVILQLILVAILIIWPQTVTFMLDAPAKVDPAMIEQQLRNLPGLDTPPPLELGPPKF, encoded by the coding sequence ATGATCGATTTCGTCACCCACAACATGGCCCCGCTGATGTTCGTGGGCATGATGCTGTTCATGGTGATCGGCTATCCGGCGGCGTTCTCGCTCGCCGCGGTCGGCTTGTTCTTCGCCTTCATCGGCATCGAGCTGGGTCTGATCCGTCCGGACTTCCTCGGCAACCTCACCTTCCAGCTCTACGGCATCATCTCCAACGATCTGCTGCTCGCGATCCCGTTCTTCACGCTGATGGGGACGATCCTCGAACGATGCGGGCTGGCTGAGGATTTGCTGGAAGGCTTTGGGCAACTGTTTGGTCCGGTGCGTGGCGGCCTCTCCTACGCAGTGATCCTGGTCGGCGCGGTGCTGGGCGCCATCACCGGAACCGTCGCGGCATCCGTGATCGCCATGGGCATCATCTCGCTGCCGGTGATGATGCGTTACGGCTATTCGATCCGGCACACCACCGGCGTGATCGCAGCCTCCGGCACCATCACCCAGCTCATTCCGCCGTCGCTGGTGCTGGTCGTGCTCGCCGACCAGCTCGGCAAGTCGGTCGGCGACATGTATCTCGGCGCGGTCGGCCCGAGCTTCATCCAGATCGCGCTGTTCGCGGGCTACGTGCTGCTGCTGACCTACATCCGTCCGCAGGACGTGCCGGCGCTGCCGCCCGAGGCGCGGACGCTCCATGGCTGGGCGCTGATCGGGCGCTGCGTCCGCGGCATGGTGCCGTCGTTGATCCTGATCTTCCTGGTGCTGGGCACCATCTTCATGGGCCTTGCCACGCCGACCGAAGCCGGCGCCATGGGCGTGGTCGGAGGCTTCGCGCTCGCCTGGGTCAACGGCCGGCTGTCCTGGGACCTGGTGTATCAGGGCATGTCGTCCACCATGCGGATCACCGCCATGGTGGTGTTCATCCTGATCGGCGCCCGCGTGTTCAGCCTGGTGTTCCAGGGCGTCGGCGGCCGCGATTGGATCGAACATATGCTCACGGCGCTGCCAGGCGGCGTGGTGGGCTTCCTCGTCTTCGTCAACATCTTCGTCTTCATCATCGCGTTCTTCCTCGATTTCTTCGAGATCGCCTTCATCATCATCCCGATGCTGGCGCCGGCTGCGAGCAAGCTCGGCATCGACCTGATCTGGTTCGGCGTGCTGATCTGCGCGAACGTGCAGACGAGCTTCATGCATCCGCCGTTCGGCTTCGCGCTGTTCTACATCCGCGGCATCGCACCGCCGTCGGTTAAAAGCTCGGACATCTATCTCGGCGCAATCCCCTGGGTGATCCTGCAGCTTATCCTGGTGGCGATCCTGATCATCTGGCCGCAGACCGTGACCTTCATGCTCGACGCCCCCGCCAAGGTCGATCCGGCCATGATCGAGCAGCAGCTCCGCAACCTGCCCGGCCTCGACACGCCGCCGCCGCTGGAATTGGGCCCGCCGAAGTTCTAA
- a CDS encoding TRAP transporter small permease subunit produces the protein MHTLLKFSRGIDAVNYRFGIIANYLVLFSALLSAANAAFRYGINGLIELSRDYHFLSGIQTLVHWYGNNSNAFLEGQWYMFAAMVMLGAAWTLKVNEHVRVDLVYGMVSDRARIYIDLLGGLLFLMPMCLVMIYFTWPWFLGAFKSGEVSTNAGGLIRWPVLLVLPIGFGLVALQGVSEIIKCIAALTIGYRREHAYEKPLQ, from the coding sequence ATTCACACGCTGCTGAAGTTCAGCCGCGGCATCGATGCCGTGAACTATCGGTTCGGCATCATCGCCAATTATCTGGTCCTGTTCTCGGCACTGCTCAGCGCCGCCAACGCGGCCTTCCGCTATGGCATCAACGGCCTGATCGAGCTCAGCCGCGATTACCACTTCCTGTCCGGCATCCAGACCCTGGTCCATTGGTACGGCAACAACTCCAACGCCTTCCTGGAAGGCCAATGGTACATGTTCGCCGCCATGGTGATGCTCGGCGCGGCCTGGACGCTGAAGGTCAATGAGCATGTCCGCGTCGACCTCGTTTACGGCATGGTCAGCGACCGCGCCCGCATCTACATCGACCTGCTTGGCGGGCTGTTGTTCCTGATGCCGATGTGCCTCGTGATGATCTACTTCACCTGGCCGTGGTTCCTCGGGGCCTTCAAGTCTGGCGAGGTCTCGACCAATGCTGGCGGGCTCATCCGCTGGCCGGTCCTGCTGGTGCTGCCGATCGGCTTTGGCCTGGTCGCGCTCCAGGGCGTGTCCGAAATCATCAAATGCATCGCGGCGCTTACGATCGGCTACAGGCGCGAGCACGCCTACGAGAAGCCGCTGCAATGA
- a CDS encoding DMT family transporter, producing MPSSLSKNQRGVLAICACMASYTVNDALVKKILMTYPVGEVIFLRGVITTVLIGAVALAMGLGRQLAAGPSGPVALRSLVDGLSTAAFLAALAHMKLANIAAVLQIAPLFIIALSVLLFGEIVGWRRWAAIGVGFLGALLVIKPIPSEFNIWSLVAAGSAMAAALREILTRRIGRALPVAVLAFWSSAGIGLFGLVFLASEDWRAFAAWDLAQLCTAAIFMCIALYLMALGFRDVDLSVVAPFRYSYLITSAVGGYIMFRELPDEWTVVGALLIVAGGIYTLHREAVRRRDLTMKSTTAA from the coding sequence GTGCCATCGAGCTTGAGCAAGAACCAGCGCGGCGTGTTGGCCATTTGCGCCTGCATGGCCTCGTACACCGTCAACGACGCGCTGGTGAAGAAGATTCTGATGACCTACCCGGTGGGCGAAGTCATCTTTCTGCGCGGCGTGATCACGACCGTGCTGATCGGCGCAGTCGCGCTGGCGATGGGCCTCGGCCGGCAGCTTGCGGCAGGCCCGAGCGGCCCGGTCGCCCTGCGCTCCCTGGTCGACGGGCTTTCCACCGCGGCCTTTCTTGCGGCGCTGGCGCACATGAAGCTCGCCAACATCGCGGCCGTGCTGCAAATCGCCCCGCTCTTCATCATCGCGCTTTCGGTTCTTCTGTTCGGTGAGATCGTCGGCTGGCGACGTTGGGCGGCGATCGGCGTGGGCTTCCTTGGCGCACTCCTCGTGATCAAGCCGATCCCCTCCGAGTTCAACATCTGGTCCCTGGTGGCAGCCGGCTCGGCCATGGCCGCCGCGCTCCGTGAAATCCTGACGCGACGGATCGGTCGGGCGCTGCCAGTGGCGGTGCTTGCCTTCTGGAGCTCGGCCGGCATCGGCCTGTTCGGCCTCGTGTTCCTTGCGAGCGAGGACTGGCGCGCCTTTGCGGCTTGGGACCTGGCGCAGTTATGCACGGCCGCAATCTTCATGTGCATCGCGCTTTACCTGATGGCTCTGGGCTTTCGCGACGTCGATCTCTCGGTCGTCGCGCCATTCCGGTACAGCTACCTGATCACGTCTGCGGTCGGAGGCTACATCATGTTCCGCGAGCTGCCCGACGAATGGACCGTGGTCGGCGCGCTGCTGATCGTCGCCGGCGGCATCTATACGCTGCATCGCGAAGCGGTGAGACGCCGCGATCTCACCATGAAAAGCACGACCGCGGCTTAA